From Nitrospirota bacterium, the proteins below share one genomic window:
- a CDS encoding GIY-YIG nuclease family protein — translation MIYTYILQSLKDNRWYTGSTRSLKRRIEDHNNGRIQSTTNRRPFKIIYYEACLNEHDARMREKYLKTAWGKRYLKNRLKSYLGEGTS, via the coding sequence ATGATTTATACATATATCTTACAAAGTCTAAAAGATAACAGATGGTATACAGGTTCAACTCGAAGTCTCAAGAGACGAATTGAAGACCATAATAATGGTAGGATTCAATCTACTACGAATAGGCGACCATTCAAAATTATATATTATGAAGCTTGTTTAAATGAACACGATGCGAGAATGAGAGAAAAATATTTAAAAACTGCATGGGGTAAAAGATATCTCAAAAATCGCCTTAAAAGTTATCTTGGGGAGGGTACCTCATGA
- the rnc gene encoding ribonuclease III, which produces MTNTTISSLQENINYTFNNENLLIQAITHKSYANEKGVPDNERLEFLGDSVLNFIVSDYLIKKFPEYTEGNLSKLKAYIVNENTLYRIAEELHLGDYLLLGKGEEITGGRRKTSILADTLEALIAAIYLDGGFDAASLLVRSFISREIHDIDIKGIIYDFKTELQEYSQRIFGSLPYYKISGEYGPDHEKTFEIEVTINDEIYGRGIGKSKKEAEQSAAARALNKLRRIEGLRGKD; this is translated from the coding sequence ATGACTAATACAACTATATCTTCACTTCAGGAAAATATCAATTACACCTTCAATAATGAAAACCTTCTTATTCAGGCCATTACTCATAAATCCTATGCAAATGAAAAAGGAGTCCCTGACAATGAGAGACTTGAGTTTCTCGGTGATTCGGTGCTTAATTTTATCGTCAGTGACTATTTGATAAAAAAGTTTCCAGAATATACCGAAGGTAATCTTTCAAAATTGAAGGCTTACATCGTAAATGAAAATACCCTCTATAGAATAGCAGAAGAACTGCATTTAGGTGACTACCTGCTTCTTGGAAAAGGTGAAGAGATAACTGGTGGTAGAAGGAAGACATCTATACTGGCAGATACACTGGAGGCATTAATAGCAGCAATATACCTCGATGGTGGATTCGATGCGGCATCTTTACTTGTAAGAAGTTTTATTTCCAGAGAAATTCATGATATAGACATAAAGGGTATTATCTATGATTTTAAGACTGAGCTACAGGAGTATTCCCAGCGTATATTTGGGTCTTTACCGTATTACAAAATAAGTGGAGAATATGGACCTGACCATGAAAAGACTTTTGAAATAGAGGTAACAATAAACGACGAGATTTATGGCAGGGGGATTGGAAAAAGTAAAAAGGAGGCTGAACAGTCTGCAGCGGCCAGGGCACTTAATAAGTTGAGAAGGATTGAAGGATTAAGGGGTAAGGATTAA
- the fabG gene encoding 3-oxoacyl-[acyl-carrier-protein] reductase, translating into MSLKSLKNKTVIISGATRGIGRATAIELAGEGANISFNFLRSNKDAEDLEKEIKYLGVNVKSFQVDIKDYNAVKSWVDDTKELFGGIDIVINNAGIIKDRALALMEPDDWHKVINTNLDGTFNLTRAAIVTFIKQKSGVIINITSVSGIVGMPRQTNYSASKAGIIGFTKSLAKEVASYNIRINAVAPGFIETDMLKDLKEEYKSQIIKQIPLGRLGRPEEVAKVVKFLVSDDASYITGQTIVIDGGMS; encoded by the coding sequence GTGTCACTTAAAAGCCTTAAAAATAAGACGGTTATTATTAGTGGTGCTACGAGAGGCATAGGTCGAGCTACCGCTATTGAATTGGCTGGTGAAGGTGCAAATATAAGTTTTAATTTTCTAAGAAGTAACAAGGATGCAGAGGATTTGGAAAAAGAAATAAAATATTTGGGCGTTAACGTTAAATCATTTCAAGTAGATATTAAAGACTACAATGCTGTTAAATCCTGGGTGGATGATACTAAAGAATTATTCGGTGGGATAGATATTGTAATTAATAATGCCGGTATAATCAAAGACAGGGCACTTGCTCTTATGGAGCCTGATGACTGGCATAAGGTAATCAATACCAATTTAGACGGGACATTCAATCTTACGAGAGCTGCGATTGTAACATTCATAAAACAGAAGAGCGGAGTTATTATAAATATTACATCGGTAAGCGGTATCGTAGGTATGCCACGACAGACCAATTATTCTGCCTCTAAAGCAGGAATAATTGGGTTTACCAAATCTCTTGCTAAGGAAGTTGCTTCTTATAACATCAGAATTAATGCAGTTGCCCCTGGTTTTATTGAAACAGACATGCTTAAAGATTTAAAAGAGGAATATAAAAGTCAAATAATAAAACAGATACCCTTAGGTAGATTAGGTAGACCAGAAGAAGTAGCAAAGGTAGTAAAATTTTTAGTTAGCGATGATGCAAGTTATATCACTGGTCAGACTATAGTTATAGATGGTGGAATGAGTTAA
- a CDS encoding beta-ketoacyl-[acyl-carrier-protein] synthase family protein — MNNRRIVVTGLGVVSSVGIGKDEFWKAIINGKSGISKVTSFDTREFRCHYGGEIKNFIPEEFISKRKVQFLGRTSQLAIASTSLALEDARLSSRNINKKRAGVFIGTTMGERPLEESIDAWIKEGADKINKTKILQSSPNNLSANIANYFKLQGPNYLIPTACAAGNYAIGYGFDLIRMGDLDYAIVGGADSFSKLAFSGFHRLYAMAPEKCQPFDKNRKGMMVGEGAGILVLESLESALKRKSNIYAEILGYGLSCDAYHMTASQLEGIEKVIRKALKEADIQKEEVDYINAHGTGTPGNDKTECAAIKNVFKEQYKTIPVSSIKSMLGHTMGAASAIEALACCLTVKEDIIPPTINFETPDPKCDIDCVPNKAKVKKVNIALNNGFAFGGNNSCLVIKKFN; from the coding sequence GTGAATAACCGCAGAATAGTAGTCACAGGACTGGGGGTAGTTTCTTCTGTAGGGATTGGCAAAGATGAATTCTGGAAAGCCATAATAAATGGTAAATCAGGTATAAGCAAAGTTACTTCATTCGATACCAGAGAGTTCAGGTGTCATTATGGTGGTGAAATAAAGAATTTTATTCCTGAAGAATTTATTTCTAAAAGAAAGGTTCAATTTTTAGGTCGCACCTCACAGTTGGCTATAGCTTCTACTTCTCTGGCTTTAGAAGATGCTAGATTATCTTCAAGAAACATTAACAAAAAAAGAGCAGGTGTTTTTATTGGGACAACGATGGGTGAGAGACCATTAGAGGAATCCATTGATGCCTGGATTAAGGAAGGGGCTGATAAGATAAACAAAACAAAAATATTACAGTCTTCGCCGAATAATTTATCTGCTAATATTGCTAATTACTTTAAACTTCAGGGGCCAAATTATCTTATTCCCACAGCCTGTGCTGCTGGTAATTATGCAATAGGTTATGGATTTGATTTAATAAGAATGGGAGACTTAGATTATGCTATTGTTGGGGGTGCCGATTCATTCTCTAAACTTGCATTTAGTGGCTTTCATCGCCTCTATGCAATGGCACCTGAAAAATGTCAGCCATTTGATAAAAATAGAAAGGGAATGATGGTTGGCGAGGGAGCAGGGATTCTTGTTCTCGAATCATTGGAGTCTGCTCTGAAAAGAAAATCAAACATCTATGCAGAGATATTGGGCTATGGCCTTAGTTGTGATGCTTACCATATGACTGCCTCACAGCTAGAGGGTATTGAAAAAGTAATACGAAAAGCCTTAAAAGAAGCGGATATTCAGAAAGAAGAGGTTGATTATATAAACGCTCATGGGACTGGTACGCCCGGTAACGATAAAACTGAATGCGCAGCAATTAAAAATGTTTTTAAAGAACAATATAAAACGATTCCTGTCAGTTCAATAAAATCCATGCTTGGTCATACCATGGGTGCCGCATCTGCGATTGAGGCATTAGCCTGCTGTCTTACTGTTAAAGAAGATATTATCCCTCCAACGATAAATTTTGAGACGCCTGACCCAAAATGTGACATAGATTGTGTTCCTAATAAAGCAAAAGTAAAGAAAGTAAATATTGCCTTGAATAATGGTTTCGCCTTTGGTGGCAATAATTCTTGTTTGGTTATTAAGAAGTTTAATTAA
- the fabF gene encoding beta-ketoacyl-ACP synthase II: MIKRRIVVTGVGLVTPVGIGVTESWDALVNGESGVGMITHFDASEFPTKIAAEVRDFDPLNFIEQKEVKKMDRFIQFAVATSQIAMDDSGLKITDANKDRIGVFVGSGIGGLPAIEYYHKILLEKGHKKISPFFIPMLIINLASGQISMRFGARGPNSSVVTACASGTHAIGDAFRIIQRGDADAMIAGGTEAVITPLGVGGFCAMKALSTRNDEPQKASRPFDIDRDGFVMGEGAGIMVLESLENALAKGADIYAEVIGYGMSGDAYHLTAPSPCGEGAARCMDAAIKDAGISPEEIDYINAHGTSTKFNDELETMAIKTVLGNHAYRTAVSSTKSMTGHLLGAAGGVESVISVLAIKKGIIPPTINLENPDPECDLDYVPNIARNADVNVAMSNSFGFGGTNACLIFKKFYD, translated from the coding sequence ATTATTAAACGCCGCATAGTAGTTACAGGTGTAGGACTTGTCACCCCAGTTGGTATTGGGGTTACCGAAAGCTGGGATGCCCTTGTTAACGGGGAATCGGGGGTAGGGATGATCACCCATTTTGACGCATCTGAATTCCCCACAAAGATTGCTGCAGAGGTGCGTGACTTTGATCCATTAAATTTCATAGAACAGAAGGAAGTAAAAAAAATGGATAGATTCATCCAGTTCGCCGTCGCTACAAGCCAGATTGCAATGGATGATTCTGGTTTGAAGATAACAGATGCGAATAAAGACAGAATAGGGGTCTTTGTTGGTTCTGGTATCGGTGGATTACCGGCTATCGAATACTATCATAAGATACTCCTTGAAAAAGGACATAAAAAGATATCTCCCTTTTTTATCCCTATGCTTATAATAAACCTTGCTTCTGGACAGATATCCATGCGTTTTGGAGCACGGGGACCAAATTCTTCTGTTGTTACAGCCTGCGCTAGCGGAACCCATGCAATTGGTGATGCCTTCAGGATCATACAGAGGGGAGATGCGGATGCGATGATTGCAGGAGGCACAGAGGCAGTAATAACACCCCTTGGTGTTGGTGGTTTCTGTGCTATGAAGGCACTTTCAACACGGAACGATGAACCTCAGAAGGCATCCCGCCCTTTCGATATTGACAGGGATGGTTTTGTTATGGGTGAAGGTGCCGGGATAATGGTCTTAGAGTCGTTAGAGAATGCATTGGCAAAGGGTGCAGATATCTATGCGGAGGTTATTGGTTATGGTATGAGCGGGGATGCCTATCATCTTACAGCACCCTCACCCTGTGGCGAAGGTGCTGCACGCTGTATGGATGCAGCTATAAAAGATGCAGGAATATCACCAGAGGAGATTGATTACATAAATGCACATGGCACTTCTACAAAATTTAATGACGAGCTTGAAACAATGGCTATAAAGACTGTTCTGGGAAACCATGCATACAGAACGGCTGTAAGTTCTACTAAGTCTATGACAGGGCATCTACTTGGGGCTGCAGGAGGTGTTGAATCAGTAATATCGGTGCTTGCTATAAAGAAGGGAATAATCCCTCCTACTATAAATCTTGAGAATCCTGACCCTGAATGTGATCTTGACTATGTTCCAAATATCGCAAGGAATGCGGATGTAAATGTGGCTATGTCTAATTCCTTCGGATTTGGAGGCACAAACGCCTGTCTAATCTTTAAAAAATTTTATGACTAA
- a CDS encoding carbohydrate kinase family protein, with protein sequence MMDVIGFGALNLDYIYTIEDIHHIATPEFPLHPGGEIHSRSLSSLRILRDILRRYGRLMAKSGGGSAANTIFALSRMGFKTSFIGKVGCDEEGEFIIKSLKKVSTDFVRREGRSGICIIVMDRFLDRSIFVLPETNTDINIDEGYVEFVGKSRFLHLSSFVRKRSLNSQVRLVKRLPPEVKLSLDPGEIYAEKGIKEILPLIKRSFIIFLTNREIEKLTGKGFKEGSQELLRMGPSIVVCKMGKEGSYIFSKEEAFKIPSEEVKVVDNTGAGDVYNAGFLAGLLLNQPLYHCGLFATKVAVASITGYGRSRYPTRKDLREFFKR encoded by the coding sequence ATGATGGATGTTATCGGGTTTGGTGCCTTAAATCTTGATTATATTTATACCATAGAGGATATTCATCATATAGCCACTCCTGAATTTCCTTTACATCCTGGAGGGGAGATACACAGCCGTAGCCTAAGCTCTCTCAGGATTTTAAGAGATATATTAAGGAGGTATGGCAGGCTGATGGCTAAAAGTGGTGGTGGTTCTGCAGCCAATACCATATTCGCCCTATCGCGGATGGGTTTCAAGACTAGCTTTATCGGTAAGGTAGGTTGCGATGAAGAAGGCGAATTTATCATTAAAAGCCTTAAGAAGGTGTCAACCGATTTTGTAAGGAGAGAAGGGCGGAGTGGCATCTGCATTATTGTTATGGACAGGTTCTTAGACCGTTCTATATTTGTTTTGCCTGAGACTAATACCGATATCAACATAGATGAAGGTTATGTAGAGTTTGTCGGTAAGAGCCGGTTTCTGCATCTTTCTTCATTTGTTAGAAAGAGGTCTTTGAATTCCCAGGTTCGATTAGTGAAAAGACTGCCTCCTGAAGTTAAACTCAGCCTTGACCCTGGAGAAATTTATGCTGAAAAAGGAATAAAAGAAATCCTGCCTTTGATCAAACGCAGTTTCATTATCTTTCTAACTAATCGAGAAATTGAAAAATTAACAGGAAAAGGCTTTAAGGAAGGTAGCCAGGAATTACTTAGAATGGGTCCTTCCATCGTTGTTTGTAAGATGGGAAAAGAAGGTTCTTATATTTTTTCAAAGGAAGAGGCATTTAAAATTCCCTCAGAGGAGGTCAAGGTGGTTGACAATACAGGAGCCGGGGATGTATATAATGCAGGGTTTTTAGCAGGCTTGCTTTTGAATCAACCTCTATACCACTGTGGACTTTTTGCCACTAAAGTTGCAGTGGCGAGTATCACAGGGTATGGACGGAGCCGCTATCCAACACGGAAGGATTTAAGAGAATTTTTTAAGAGGTAA
- a CDS encoding GIY-YIG nuclease family protein: protein MIYTYVLQSLKDHKWYTGSTRNLKRRIEDHNNGRIQSTKSRMPFKIIYYEACLNEHDARMREKYLKTAWGKRYLKNRLKNYLTG from the coding sequence ATGATTTATACATATGTTTTACAGAGCCTAAAAGATCACAAATGGTATACTGGCTCAACACGGAATCTTAAGAGACGTATTGAAGACCATAATAATGGTAGGATTCAATCTACTAAAAGTAGGATGCCATTTAAAATTATATACTATGAAGCTTGCTTAAATGAGCACGATGCCAGAATGAGGGAGAAATACTTGAAAACAGCATGGGGCAAAAGGTATCTAAAGAATCGACTTAAAAATTATCTCACGGGGTAA
- a CDS encoding beta-ketoacyl synthase N-terminal-like domain-containing protein produces the protein MARGKRVVITGIGPLASTGIGKEAFWEGILGKRVGLGLKEFKLDGELWDNFYLHKIDDFDIEKFNIEEEIIEDIKTWKKRKEDRDLFYLLAAVKLAIDDSKISYDKEDNNIGLFLTVEHPGFEPFCEGLIKETIAYIEKYPLNSKFSKHKLFKHVFEQFSHDGYDLQTFMYLYFVAKAFNIHGYSLFTNNACASGLFALESAARQIKYGESDIVLLAGGDNSDTMFKHLWFKEQGLYAEDGRMKPFSKKADGIVLGDGASAIVLEELNHALNRKAHIYAEYLGGGFSLEGWKVTLPRIGSLSYQKTIEYALKKTNLRPEDIDLINPHGVAIKVTDGYEAKAITDIFGRNSKRPLITAFKPYVGHNLGGSAILESIILLLSMGKKLIPPTLNCEEVEPKYNIELVRELTPYSLNTAMKLSCGFAGYNGAVIFKRLN, from the coding sequence ATGGCGAGAGGAAAAAGAGTAGTTATAACAGGAATAGGTCCTTTAGCCTCAACGGGAATTGGCAAAGAGGCTTTCTGGGAAGGCATTTTGGGAAAACGGGTAGGTTTAGGTTTAAAAGAATTTAAACTCGATGGAGAATTGTGGGATAATTTTTATCTTCATAAAATAGATGATTTTGATATCGAAAAATTTAATATCGAAGAGGAAATAATTGAGGATATCAAGACATGGAAAAAAAGAAAGGAAGATAGAGACCTCTTCTATTTATTAGCAGCAGTCAAATTAGCTATAGATGACAGTAAAATTTCTTACGATAAAGAGGATAACAATATCGGATTATTTTTGACGGTTGAACATCCAGGATTTGAACCTTTTTGCGAAGGACTAATTAAAGAAACCATAGCATATATAGAAAAATATCCCTTAAATAGTAAATTTTCTAAGCATAAATTGTTCAAGCACGTGTTTGAACAGTTCTCTCACGATGGTTACGACCTCCAAACTTTTATGTATCTGTATTTCGTTGCAAAGGCATTTAATATTCACGGATACTCCTTATTTACCAACAATGCCTGTGCATCAGGTTTATTTGCTTTAGAATCCGCCGCAAGACAGATAAAATATGGTGAAAGCGATATTGTATTGCTGGCAGGAGGAGATAACTCTGATACTATGTTTAAGCATTTATGGTTTAAAGAACAGGGTCTTTATGCTGAAGATGGAAGAATGAAGCCTTTTTCTAAAAAGGCTGATGGTATAGTTCTTGGCGATGGAGCTTCAGCGATAGTTTTAGAAGAATTAAACCATGCCTTAAATAGAAAAGCTCATATATATGCTGAGTATTTAGGAGGGGGATTCTCTCTGGAGGGCTGGAAAGTGACATTGCCAAGAATAGGAAGTTTATCTTACCAAAAGACCATAGAATATGCTCTCAAAAAAACTAATTTAAGACCAGAAGATATCGATTTAATTAATCCTCACGGAGTTGCAATTAAAGTTACCGATGGATATGAAGCAAAGGCAATTACAGATATTTTTGGTAGAAATTCTAAGAGACCATTAATAACAGCATTTAAGCCGTATGTGGGTCATAACTTAGGAGGAAGCGCAATTTTAGAAAGCATTATTCTTTTATTGTCTATGGGAAAAAAATTAATTCCACCAACATTGAATTGTGAAGAAGTTGAACCAAAATATAATATCGAATTAGTAAGGGAACTAACTCCTTATTCTCTTAATACGGCTATGAAATTATCCTGTGGTTTCGCAGGATATAATGGGGCAGTGATTTTTAAAAGACTAAATTAA
- a CDS encoding beta-ketoacyl-[acyl-carrier-protein] synthase family protein codes for MSKKRIVITGIGVVAPNGIGKEQFWLSLKEGRSGIKPISRFDTSEFKCKLGGEIKDFKPTYFLGYKGLKGLDRSTRLLCSAAKLAIEDAKLSINYNNTDDTGVCTGTTLSSLWNFAEFDKELIRDGPLFTDVSLFPGIVINAASSQVSIRFNIQGFNTTVSTGYSSSIDALKYAIDFIRLGRIKAVLVGAVESLSLVNFAGFYHLGFFAGIRGEELSCPFDKRRNGIILSEGAAVIVIEDEIYAEKRKANIYTEVKGIGSFFDAYKTGKYHPEAYGLKESMKKAIYSSELKITDIDYISASANSVPQQDRLETKVIKDVFGKFAYNIPMSSIKSMIGEPYSAGGLLQIVASVGSIVNGFIPPTINYKIRDNDCDLDYVVNKARIARINNVLINNYGPGGSNASVVIAKYQ; via the coding sequence ATGAGTAAAAAACGAATAGTAATAACAGGTATAGGGGTAGTTGCGCCGAATGGTATAGGGAAGGAACAATTCTGGCTATCTTTAAAAGAAGGTCGTTCAGGGATTAAACCCATTAGCCGATTTGATACAAGTGAGTTTAAGTGTAAGTTGGGTGGTGAGATTAAGGATTTTAAGCCAACATATTTTTTAGGCTATAAAGGCTTAAAAGGTCTTGATAGAAGCACAAGATTATTGTGTTCTGCTGCAAAATTAGCAATAGAGGATGCAAAGTTAAGCATTAACTATAACAATACAGATGATACCGGAGTCTGCACGGGAACTACCTTATCTTCTCTCTGGAATTTTGCTGAATTTGATAAAGAATTAATAAGAGATGGTCCCCTTTTTACTGATGTTTCTCTTTTCCCCGGGATAGTAATAAATGCTGCTTCAAGCCAGGTCTCAATACGGTTTAATATTCAGGGATTTAATACAACTGTTTCTACAGGTTATAGTTCAAGCATAGATGCATTAAAATACGCTATAGATTTTATCCGACTGGGACGAATTAAAGCAGTTTTGGTGGGGGCGGTGGAGAGTCTTTCACTGGTAAATTTTGCCGGGTTTTATCATTTAGGTTTTTTTGCTGGCATAAGAGGTGAAGAATTATCCTGTCCTTTTGATAAAAGAAGAAATGGAATCATATTGAGTGAAGGAGCAGCAGTTATAGTAATAGAAGATGAGATATATGCTGAAAAAAGGAAGGCAAATATTTACACTGAAGTTAAAGGTATAGGCAGTTTTTTTGACGCATATAAGACGGGTAAATATCATCCAGAAGCGTATGGGTTGAAAGAAAGTATGAAGAAAGCAATTTATAGCTCCGAATTAAAAATTACCGATATAGACTATATAAGTGCTTCGGCAAACTCTGTACCTCAACAGGATAGATTAGAAACAAAAGTAATAAAGGATGTTTTTGGTAAGTTCGCTTACAATATTCCAATGAGCTCCATCAAGTCAATGATAGGAGAGCCCTATAGTGCAGGTGGTCTACTTCAGATTGTTGCTTCTGTGGGTAGCATAGTTAATGGTTTTATACCACCCACGATTAATTATAAGATAAGAGATAATGATTGCGATCTTGACTATGTAGTTAATAAAGCACGGATAGCCAGAATAAATAATGTATTAATTAACAATTATGGCCCTGGTGGAAGCAATGCATCAGTAGTTATAGCGAAATATCAATGA
- the fabZ gene encoding 3-hydroxyacyl-ACP dehydratase FabZ: MNWDKEKIKSILPHREPFLFIDEVIEIEGTERVVAVKNIKNNESFFEGHFPGRPVMPGVLIIEAMAQTSIILYSLSKPEIAKAHPNYYLGKVKAEFISPVYPGNKLIVETNSVKILDYAAIIDAIAKVNDKIVAKANLVFGIKPREIL, translated from the coding sequence ATGAATTGGGATAAGGAAAAAATTAAATCTATTTTGCCACATAGAGAGCCATTTCTTTTTATTGATGAAGTAATTGAGATTGAAGGCACTGAAAGAGTTGTGGCTGTCAAGAATATCAAAAACAATGAAAGTTTTTTTGAGGGGCATTTTCCCGGTAGACCTGTGATGCCGGGAGTCTTAATCATAGAAGCAATGGCACAGACTTCAATAATCCTTTATTCCCTTTCTAAACCGGAGATAGCCAAAGCTCATCCTAATTATTATTTAGGTAAAGTCAAAGCAGAGTTTATTTCTCCTGTGTATCCAGGGAATAAACTTATTGTAGAAACAAATAGTGTAAAAATTCTGGATTATGCAGCGATAATAGATGCTATAGCAAAAGTTAATGATAAGATTGTTGCTAAAGCAAACCTTGTGTTTGGAATTAAACCCCGTGAGATATTATAA
- a CDS encoding acyl carrier protein yields MANNFEEEIKKLVSDITEVPPEKLKPDADFFKDLGVDSLKAIEIVAAFEKKYRVIIPEKDIPNIRSIRQIIEYTKNLK; encoded by the coding sequence ATGGCAAATAATTTCGAAGAAGAAATAAAGAAATTAGTTTCAGATATTACAGAGGTTCCACCAGAAAAACTTAAGCCTGATGCAGACTTTTTTAAAGATTTGGGGGTAGATTCATTAAAAGCAATTGAGATTGTGGCTGCTTTTGAAAAGAAGTATCGGGTTATCATCCCTGAAAAGGATATCCCTAATATCAGAAGTATCAGGCAGATAATTGAATATACTAAAAACCTTAAGTAA
- a CDS encoding formyltransferase family protein, whose protein sequence is MSYLFGWFSTGRDEAARELLQTAYDNMKNSFIPARIQYLFCNRNYGENLESDLLLTLARNLGLKTITFSSKNFEPALRKKDMEEWRSRYHWKVIEMISPFQNDLIILAGYMLIVSPEMCNKFTIINLHPAAPNGPAGTWQEVIWKLIEQKANETGVMMHLVTEVLDEGPPITYCTFPIRGEKFDHLWEKGEKDNLFFLIRQEGVVRELPLIVFTLKTLAEGRVIIKDKKVLNPDGKEIGPYCLNKEIEEYLTLPNPPP, encoded by the coding sequence ATGTCTTATCTGTTTGGCTGGTTTTCAACGGGTCGTGATGAAGCTGCCAGAGAATTGCTCCAGACAGCGTATGACAACATGAAGAACAGCTTTATACCTGCCCGAATCCAATATCTTTTCTGTAACAGGAATTACGGAGAAAATCTGGAGAGTGATCTCCTTTTGACTCTGGCAAGGAACCTTGGATTAAAGACAATCACCTTTTCTTCAAAAAATTTTGAGCCTGCTTTACGGAAAAAAGACATGGAGGAATGGCGGAGTCGTTATCACTGGAAGGTTATAGAGATGATTTCTCCGTTTCAAAATGATCTAATTATCCTCGCAGGATACATGCTTATTGTGAGTCCTGAGATGTGCAATAAATTTACCATTATTAATCTCCATCCTGCAGCACCCAACGGACCTGCTGGGACCTGGCAGGAGGTCATCTGGAAACTTATTGAGCAAAAGGCTAATGAAACCGGCGTTATGATGCATTTAGTAACCGAGGTCCTGGATGAGGGACCTCCAATCACATATTGTACTTTTCCAATAAGAGGAGAGAAATTTGACCATCTCTGGGAAAAAGGAGAAAAGGATAATCTCTTTTTCCTTATCAGACAGGAAGGGGTTGTTAGAGAACTTCCTTTAATTGTCTTTACATTAAAGACCCTCGCAGAGGGGAGAGTAATAATTAAGGATAAAAAGGTTCTGAATCCCGATGGGAAAGAGATCGGTCCATACTGTTTGAATAAGGAGATAGAAGAATATCTTACCCTTCCTAATCCTCCTCCTTAA
- the purM gene encoding phosphoribosylformylglycinamidine cyclo-ligase, protein MSYKDSGVDIDAGSAFVKAIKPVARTTFTPDVLAGIGGFGALFRLKLSKFKDPVLVAGTDGVGTKLKIAFLMNKHDTIGIDLVAMCVNDIVVAGAKPLFFLDYIATGKLDVRNAAEVFKGIAEGCKEAGCALIGGETAEMPSFYSEGEYDIAGFAVGIVEKRKIIDGSDIKTGDRLIGLSSSGLHSNGFSLVRKIFIDSKRYGLIDRISGLRKGLGEELLTPTRIYVKTVRNIIKRFRVKGIAHITGGGITENLPRILPAGCRAVIKKGSWKVHPIFRHIQDTGGISDEEMFRVFNMGVGMILVVSESDVRNLIRSLKRMGEEAYAIGHIERGKRGVVYD, encoded by the coding sequence TTGTCTTATAAAGATTCAGGAGTGGATATAGATGCTGGTAGTGCCTTTGTTAAGGCTATCAAACCAGTAGCCAGGACTACCTTCACACCAGATGTGCTGGCAGGCATCGGTGGTTTTGGTGCACTTTTCAGATTAAAACTCAGCAAGTTTAAAGACCCTGTGCTTGTGGCTGGTACAGACGGTGTCGGGACAAAACTCAAGATTGCATTTCTAATGAATAAACATGATACCATCGGGATAGACCTTGTCGCTATGTGTGTTAATGACATAGTCGTAGCAGGTGCAAAACCCTTGTTTTTCCTCGATTACATTGCTACAGGTAAACTTGATGTAAGGAATGCAGCTGAAGTTTTCAAAGGTATAGCTGAAGGGTGTAAAGAAGCAGGCTGTGCCTTGATAGGTGGGGAGACCGCAGAGATGCCATCTTTTTACAGTGAAGGAGAATATGACATTGCCGGTTTTGCTGTTGGTATTGTTGAAAAAAGAAAGATAATCGATGGCTCTGATATAAAGACTGGTGATAGACTTATCGGACTCTCCTCCAGTGGACTCCACTCAAATGGATTCTCGCTCGTCAGGAAAATATTCATTGATTCAAAAAGGTACGGTCTCATAGATCGCATCTCAGGGCTAAGGAAGGGTTTAGGCGAAGAGCTACTCACACCAACAAGAATATATGTAAAAACAGTTCGTAATATAATTAAACGGTTCAGAGTTAAAGGGATTGCACATATAACAGGAGGAGGCATAACCGAGAATCTACCGAGAATACTTCCAGCAGGATGCAGAGCGGTTATTAAGAAAGGAAGCTGGAAGGTCCATCCCATATTCAGACATATTCAGGATACAGGGGGTATCTCTGACGAAGAGATGTTCAGGGTCTTCAATATGGGTGTGGGGATGATTCTTGTTGTCTCTGAATCCGATGTTAGAAACCTGATTCGATCATTAAAGAGAATGGGTGAGGAGGCATACGCCATCGGGCATATCGAACGAGGCAAGAGGGGGGTGGTTTATGATTAA